The Candidatus Eremiobacteraceae bacterium genome includes the window ACGCCGATTTCGCAAGCATGTTGACGCGGCGAAGCGCTTCATCGGCGGAGAGCGCCACCTCGCGCACCGCGCCTTCGACGAAATATCCGGAAAGGCAAGCTTCGGGGAATACGACGATGTCCGGGATGTCGAGCGCGTCGCGCCGCAGCGCTTCGAACGCAGCGGCGATCATGGCGAGATTTGCGTTGACGTCGCCCTTGCGCGGCGCGAACTGCACGAGCGCCATGTCCACCGCTTGTTGAGACATGGTTCTAAGCCTTCGACTTCTTGCGAACGCTGCCCCGCGGCGGACCTTAAATCAAGCGAAGATCATGCGTAGTCCGGCATAGACCATCGCAAGTGCCATGACTGGGCGTAGCCACTTCGTCGGAAGCTTTTTGCAGAGCCACGTGCCCAGGATCACACCAGGAATCGAGCCGATGAGTAGCTCCAGGGTCATCCACCAGTTCACGTTGCCGATCGCCCAGTGGCCTGCAGCCGCAACTGGAATGACCATGGCAGCGAACGCGACGTCGGAACCGATGATATCTTGGATCCGTAGCATAGGAAGGATCAGACAAAGCGCCGTCATCGTGATCGAACCTGCGCCGATCGACGTGATCGCGACAAGATATCCGACGACGGCGCCGATCAGCATCACGCGCCACTTCGAACGCTCGACTGTCTCGAAGGGATCCGGATCGTTCTTTTTGATGATGAACGGCGTAAGGATGATAATAACCGCGACGATGACGAGCAAGAAGCCCAGCCCGTGCCTGAGATCGCTGTTCAAAGCTGCCAACCCGATATGCGCTTCAACCGAGTGCAACGTCAGGACGCCCAAGAGCGCCGCCGGAACACCTGCAAGCGCAAGATAGAGCACGACTTTTTTAGTCCCGGTGCGCTGCCGATGGTGAAAAAAAGCTCCGACGAGATTCGTCGGCATGCTATAAGCAAGATCCGTTCCAACCGCCGTGAGAGGCGACACTCCAAGCAGCAGGACGAGGATCGGCATCATCAGCGAGCTCGAGCCCACGCCCGACATGCCGACAAATACCCCAACGACAAAGCCGGCTAGAGAAAAATGCGGATCCATGGAGCTTAGGCTAGCAGACGCCGAAGCGTGTCGGAAAGGACCATTCGGCCTATTACACTTTCCTAGTAGACTTGGTGGTAAGGTGTCGCTCGACCGCCCGCT containing:
- a CDS encoding sulfite exporter TauE/SafE family protein: MDPHFSLAGFVVGVFVGMSGVGSSSLMMPILVLLLGVSPLTAVGTDLAYSMPTNLVGAFFHHRQRTGTKKVVLYLALAGVPAALLGVLTLHSVEAHIGLAALNSDLRHGLGFLLVIVAVIIILTPFIIKKNDPDPFETVERSKWRVMLIGAVVGYLVAITSIGAGSITMTALCLILPMLRIQDIIGSDVAFAAMVIPVAAAGHWAIGNVNWWMTLELLIGSIPGVILGTWLCKKLPTKWLRPVMALAMVYAGLRMIFA